One Acanthochromis polyacanthus isolate Apoly-LR-REF ecotype Palm Island chromosome 6, KAUST_Apoly_ChrSc, whole genome shotgun sequence DNA segment encodes these proteins:
- the top1b gene encoding DNA topoisomerase 1 has translation MSGDHGRGDSQVNSGSKGSDTHKHKDKHKDKEHRHKDHKKDKEREKFKHSNSEHKEHSEKKHRDKDKEKLKHSDGSSDKHREKHKEKDKDKEKRREEKIQSSHLDKPKKEKENGYVRDTSPVAIKSEPEEGNGFYHSPQHNKTSKREHDDEEFEYKPKKVKVEHDKKAKKRKHEYEEDEEDEDVKHKKKTKDKKVTEGKKAKKEEEEKWKWWEEERYTDGSKWRFLEHKGPVFAPPYEPLPDNVKFYYDGKPMKLSAPAEEVSTFFSKMLDHEYTTKDIFRKNFFKDWRKEMTSEEKSKITDLNKCNFKEMSEYFKAQSEARKQMSKEEKQKIKEENERLLQEYGFCIMDNHKERIGNFRIEPPGLFRGRGDHPKMGMLKRRIRPEDIIINCSKDSKQPKPPPGTKWKEVRHDNKVTWLASWTENIQGSIKYIMLNPSSRIKGEKDWQKYETARRLKKCVDRIRTQYRDDWKSKEMRIRQRAVALYFIDKLALRAGNEKEEGETADTVGCCSLRVEHIKLYPKMDDQEYVVEFDFLGKDSIRYYNKIPVEKRVFKNLQLFLENKQPEDDLFDRLNTSILNKHLQELMDGLTAKVFRTYNASITLQQQLKELTCPDDSVPAKILSYNRANRAVAILCNHQRAPPKTFEKSMQNLQTKIDEKQNQLSAARKQLKAAKADHKASRDEKNKKTVEVKRKAVQRIEEQLMKLQVQATDREENKQIALGTSKLNYLDPRISVAWCKKFSIPIEKIYNKTQREKFAWAIDMAEKDYEF, from the exons ATGAGCGGAGATCACGGACGCGGAGACTCTCAG GTCAATTCTGGATCTAAAGGAAGCG ACACTCACAAACATAAAGACAAGCACAAAGACAAggaacacagacacaaagaccACAAGAAAGACAAGGAGCGAGAGAAATTCAAGCACAGCAACAG CGAGCATAAGGAGCATtctgagaaaaaacacagagacaaagacaaagagaagcTGAAGCACAGCGACGGCAGCTCAGACAagcacagagaaaaacacaaagagaaagacaaggacaaagaaaagaggagagaagagaag ATCCAATCATCCCATTTAGACAAGCCtaaaaaggagaaggaaaatgGATATGTAAG AGACACAAGCCCTGTTGCCATTAAAAGCGAGCCTGAAGAAGGCAACGGCTTCTACCACTCTCCCCAACACAACAAGACGTCCAAACGAGAGCACGATGATGAAGA ATTTGAATACAAGCCCAAAAAAGTCAAGGTGGAACATGACAAAAAGGCCAAGAAGAGGAAACATGAGTATGAAGAAGACGAGGAGGATGAG GATGTCAagcacaaaaagaagacaaaagacaaaaaggtgactgaggggaaaaaagccaaaaaagaagaggaggagaagtggAAATG GTGGGAGGAGGAAAGATATACTGATGGCTCCAAATGGCGCTTCCTCGAACACAAAGGTCCAGTGTTTGCACCGCCATATGAACCCTTACCTGACAACGTTAAATTTTACTACGATG GTAAGCCTATGAAGCTTAGTGCACCTGCTGAAGAGGTCTCCACATTCTTTTCCAAGATGTTGGATCATGAGTACACCACTAAGGACATCTTCAGGAAGAATTTCTTTAAGGACTGGAGGAAG GAAATGACATCAGAAGAGAAGTCCAAGATCACTGACTTGAATAAGTGCAACTTCAAAGAGATGAGTGAGTACTTCAAGGCCCAGTCAGAAGCCAGGAAACAGATGTCAAAAGAGGAGAAGCAG AAAatcaaagaagaaaatgaacgGCTCCTCCAGGAGTATGGTTTCTGCATCATGGACAACCACAAGGAGAGGATTGGAAATTTCCGCATTGAGCCGCCAGGACTGTTCCGAGGACGAGGCGACCATCCTAAGATGGGCATGTTGAAACGCCGCATCAGACCTGAAGACATTATTATTAACTGTAGCAA GGACTCCAAGCAGCCTAAACCTCCCCCAGGGACAAAATGGAAGGAGGTTCGCCATGACAACAAAGTGACCTGGTTAGCGTCTTGGACAGAGAACATCCAAGGCTCCATCAAGTACATCATGTTGAATCCCAGTTCCAGGATCAAG GGGGAGAAGGACTGGCAGAAATATGAGACTGCGCGACGTTTGAAGAAGTGTGTGGATCGAATCCGTACTCAGTATAGAGATGACTGGAAGTCAAAAGAGATGAGGATCAGACAGAGAGCTGTGGCACTGTACTTCATAGACAAG CTGGCACTGAGGGCAGGCAATGAAAAGGAGGAAGGTGAGACAGCGGACACCGTTGGCTGCTGCTCGCTGCGGGTGGAACACATCAAACTGTACCCCAAGATGGACGACCAGGAGTACGTGGTGGAGTTTGACTTCTTGGGAAAAGACTCCATCCGCTACTACAACAAGATCCCTGTGGAGAAGAGG GTCTTTAAAAACCTCCAGTTGTTTCTCGAGAACAAGCAACCTGAAGACGACCTTTTTGACAGACTCAAT ACTTCTATTCTGAATAAGCACTTACAGGAGCTGATGGATGGACTAACAGCCAAAGTTTTTCGTACCTACAACGCCTCCATCACCCTGCAACAGCAGCTCAAGGAACTCACCTGCC CTGATGACAGCGTCCCCGCTAAAATCTTGTCCTACAACCGAGCCAACCGCGCTGTGGCCATTCTCTGTAACCATCAGAGAGCTCCACCCAAAACATTTGAGAAGTCCATGCAAAACCTTCAAACTAAg ATTgatgagaaacaaaatcaaCTGTCTGCAGCCAGGAAGCAGTTGAAGGCCGCCAAGGCTGATCACAAGGCTTCCCGTGATGAGAAGAACAAAAA GACTGTGGAGGTCAAGCGTAAAGCTGTGCAGAGGATAGAGGAGCAGCTGATGAAGCTTCAGGTTCAGGccacagacagagaggagaacaAGCAGATTGCTTTGGGCACGTCCAAGCTCAACTACCTGGATCCACGCATCTCTGTTGCATG GTGCAAGAAGTTCAGCATTCCCATCGAGAAGATCTACAACAAAACCCAGAGAGAGAAGTTTGCTTGGGCAATTGACATGGCCGAGAAGGATTATGAGTTTTAA